A part of Perognathus longimembris pacificus isolate PPM17 chromosome 16, ASM2315922v1, whole genome shotgun sequence genomic DNA contains:
- the Sowahb gene encoding ankyrin repeat domain-containing protein SOWAHB, with the protein MARELSQEALLDFLCRAGGRVTNAALLSHFRSFLRDPGAEPAQHQRRRELFKGFVNSVAAVRPGPDGTKYVVLKRRYRDLLGEEGPPPAAGPGPGPAGGAAPRTPPGAPRTPPQSRRRRRERPRGEQPAGAAAPAPDAGGPGAPAGGAREAPRAERRRPGSPGARATAAPADGRCAAAETRGRCCWECGQRGPGPLPGEPPARALPDSARRGAAPAGPPREDAPAERAPGPDAPRAPPSPTPPPGDPPRPPGSPRRRTQQLRQLRTQEWVARHPPAPAARDRGPARAWTVLPDDFLGLTREPAPGVPESRAERPGPPGPAAPEAAAPEAAAWRAPRPPRVFRSLRCQLSLQDLGDFVDQESHGSEESSSGPRESPGGSEEGLPAPRGAPGRGGPGDPAAGPPASPEGGRAGQGPRAPAPGEGGPASRRGPGGAAGGPPEPAEPAPRPRRSLRRSSGAGRAGPSSSEEEHLEDALRKRNRRPPRPRKPPKAGPAPSPRVDAALTPSERDVRAAGTEGGPGREGLTALVPRRSEPKSSLVPLDAREHAWIVTLARGAWAQVLTLFREDPQLVLHRDFLTGYTALHWTAKHGHLGALQALASGARRAGIALDVNVRSGCGYTPLHLAAMHGHQGVIKLLVQRLASRVNIRDSSGKKPWQYLSSNTSGEVWQLLGAPRGKPIFPVYPLVRSSSPPRKAKSRDISRNITRKTSLAALLKNQHSKWKLANQYEKFHAPQEREEYSD; encoded by the coding sequence ATGGCGCGGGAGCTgagccaggaggccctgctggactTCCTGtgccgggccggcgggcgggtgACCAACGCCGCCTTGCTGAGCCACTTCAGGAGCTTCCTCCGGGACCCCGGCGCCGAGCCCGCCCAGCACCAGCGCCGCCGCGAGCTCTTCAAGGGCTTCGTGAACTCGGTCGCCGCGGTGCGCCCGGGCCCCGACGGCACCAAGTACGTGGTGCTCAAGAGGAGGTACCGGGAcctgctgggggaggaggggccgccgcccgccgccggccccggccccggccccgcggggggagcggcgccccgcaccccgcccggcgcgccccgcaccccgccgCAGTCCCGCCGGCGGCGCCGCGAGCGGCCGCGGGGGGAGCAGCCGGCAGGGGCCGCCGCCCCGGCTCCGGACGCGGGCGGCCCCGGTGCCCCCGCCGGCGGGGCCCGCGAGGCGCCCCGGGCCGAGCGCCGGCGGCCGGGCAGCCCCGGGGCCCGGGCGACCGCGGCCCCGGCGGACGGCAGGTGCGCGGCGGCCGAGACGCGGGGCCGCTGCTGCTGGGAGTGCGGGCAGCGCGGCCCGGGCCCGCTCCCGGGAGAGCCGCCGGCCCGCGCGCTCCCGGACTCggcccggcgcggggcggcgccTGCGGGGCCGCCGCGGGAAGACGCGCCCGCCGAGCGCGCGCCGGGACCCGACGCTCCCCGCGCCCCTCCGAGCCCGACCCCGCCACCCGGAGACCCGCCGCGGCCCCCGGGCTCCCCGCGCCGCCGGACCCAGCAGCTGCGGCAGCTTCGCACCCAGGAGTGGGTGGCCCGACATCCGCCGGCGCCCGCGGCCCGGGACCGGGGGCCCGCGCGGGCCTGGACGGTGCTGCCGGACGACTTCCTCGGGCTGACCCGGGAGCCGGCCCCCGGGGTCCCGGAGAGCCGCGCGGAGCGGCccgggccccccggccccgcggcccccgagGCGGCGGCCCCCGAGGCGGCGGCGTGGCGCGCTCCCCGCCCTCCGCGCGTCTTTCGCAGCCTTCGTTGCCAGCTGTCCCTCCAGGACCTCGGGGACTTCGTGGACCAGGAGAGCCACGGCAGCGAGGAGAGCAGCAGCGGGCCCCGGGAGTCCCCCGGGGGCTCCGAGGAGGGGCTGCCCGCCccccggggcgccccggggcggggagggccgggggaCCCCGCGGCAGGACCCCCTGCGTCCCCGGAGGGCGGCCGCGCCGGCCAGGGTCCTCGCGCCCCCGCGCCCGGCGAGGGCGGCCCGGCTTCCCGGCGGGGCCCGGGAGGGGCGGCCGGCGGCCCGCCGGAGCCCGCGGAGCCAGCTCCCCGGCCGCGGAGGTCCCTCCGCAGGAGCTCCggggccggccgggccgggccgtccTCCTCCGAGGAGGAGCACCTGGAGGATGCCTTGCGGAAAAGGAACCGGCGCCCCCCCAGGCCCAGGAAGCCCCCCAAGGCCGGCCCGGCGCCGAGCCCCCGGGTGGACGCCGCTTTGACACCCAGCGAGAGGGACGTCCGGGCGGCCGGGACCGAGGGCGGCCCCGGCAGGGAGGGGCTCACGGCCTTGGTCCCCCGAAGATCCGAGCCCAAGTCATCCCTGGTGCCCCTCGACGCCAGGGAGCATGCGTGGATCGTGACGCTTGCCCGGGGCGCCTGGGCGCAGGTGCTGACTTTGTTCCGGGAGGACCCGCAGCTGGTTTTGCACAGAGATTTCTTGACCGGGTACACCGCCTTGCACTGGACAGCCAAGCACGGCCACCTCGGGGCCCTGCAGGCCTTGGCGTCCGGAGCGCGGAGGGCCGGGATCGCGCTGGACGTGAACGTGCGGTCCGGCTGTGGGTACACCCCGCTCCATCTCGCAGCCATGCATGGCCACCAGGGAGTCATCAAGCTGCTGGTGCAGAGGCTGGCTTCCCGGGTGAACATCCGGGACAGCAGTGGGAAGAAGCCATGGCAGTATCTCAGCAGTAATACCTCTGGGGAGGTATGGCAGCTCCTAGGGGCTCCGAGGGGCAAGCCCATT